From a single Streptomyces sp. NBC_01264 genomic region:
- a CDS encoding ABC transporter ATP-binding protein yields the protein MDLSGVSVRYGPAKQPVTVLDAVDLRVRAGEFVVLVGPSGCGKTTLLRVIAGFARPASGTALVRGTAPRPGRGAGVVFQQPRLFPWRTVGGNLGFALARHGVPRSRRPDRIAELLDRVGLPGMARRRTWELSGGQQQRVALARALAAEPELLLMDEPFAALDALTRERLQEEVRSLAGRLGTTVLFVTHSVEEAMLLGSRVLVMASGPGRVVEDLAVPLPRDPATDVAGLRASPEFARLRGRLARALRPG from the coding sequence GTGGACCTCTCCGGGGTGTCGGTCCGCTACGGACCGGCGAAGCAGCCCGTGACGGTGCTCGACGCGGTGGACCTACGGGTCCGCGCAGGCGAGTTCGTCGTCCTCGTCGGCCCCTCCGGCTGCGGCAAGACCACCCTGCTGCGGGTGATCGCCGGCTTCGCGCGGCCGGCCTCGGGTACCGCCCTGGTCCGGGGCACCGCTCCGCGCCCCGGGCGGGGCGCCGGGGTGGTGTTCCAACAGCCGAGGCTGTTCCCGTGGCGGACCGTGGGCGGGAACCTCGGCTTCGCGCTGGCCCGCCACGGAGTGCCCCGGTCCCGGCGGCCGGACCGGATCGCCGAGTTGCTGGACCGGGTGGGGCTGCCGGGCATGGCCAGGCGCCGCACCTGGGAGCTGTCCGGCGGTCAGCAGCAGCGGGTGGCGCTGGCCCGGGCCCTGGCGGCGGAACCCGAACTTCTGCTGATGGACGAGCCGTTCGCCGCTCTGGACGCGCTGACCCGGGAGCGCCTCCAGGAGGAGGTCCGCTCCCTGGCCGGGCGGCTCGGCACGACGGTGCTGTTCGTGACGCACTCGGTGGAGGAGGCGATGCTGCTGGGATCCCGTGTCCTGGTGATGGCCTCGGGGCCCGGCCGGGTCGTGGAGGACCTGGCGGTGCCGCTCCCCCGCGACCCGGCCACGGACGTCGCGGGGTTGCGGGCCTCCCCCGAGTTCGCGCGGCTGCGCGGCCGACTGGCCCGGGCGCTGCGCCCGGGCTGA
- a CDS encoding MarR family winged helix-turn-helix transcriptional regulator, producing MAETKWLDDREMRAWQGFLAASALVGRRLEQQLKDDSGLSHPQYEILVRLARAPEGELRMTELANGLVNSKSGLTYQVTQMEKAGLVRRRTCPSDVRGIYAVLTEAGRARLTEAAPGHVTTVREVLVDVLTPEQLDALADGLGEVSRRLRTQGA from the coding sequence ATGGCTGAAACGAAATGGCTGGACGACCGCGAAATGCGCGCCTGGCAGGGGTTCCTGGCCGCTTCCGCCCTGGTCGGCCGCCGCCTCGAACAGCAGCTCAAGGACGACTCCGGACTCTCCCACCCGCAGTACGAGATCCTCGTACGGCTCGCCAGGGCGCCGGAGGGCGAACTGCGCATGACGGAGCTCGCCAACGGGCTCGTCAACTCCAAGAGCGGGCTGACCTACCAGGTCACCCAGATGGAGAAGGCGGGGCTCGTTCGCCGCCGCACCTGCCCGTCGGACGTCCGGGGGATCTACGCCGTCCTCACCGAGGCGGGCCGCGCCCGCCTGACGGAAGCCGCACCCGGGCACGTGACCACGGTGCGCGAGGTCTTGGTGGACGTCCTGACCCCCGAACAGCTCGACGCGCTCGCGGACGGCCTCGGCGAGGTCAGCCGCCGACTGCGGACCCAGGGCGCCTGA
- a CDS encoding DoxX family protein, whose translation MTSPSVTTPKPRAGEPAASPARPSAAALSTSAHDVGLLLLRVVLGLTMAGHGVQKLFGWFGGGGIDGTGQFFTASGYPAGDAMAVLAGLTETLGGLGLVLGLLTPLAGAALVGTMINAIVVHGTGSFFAPQGIEYELLLTAGAAALALTGPGRYAVDRFLPVLRGHRLAHGALAVGLGVVTAGVLLLVRN comes from the coding sequence ATGACCAGCCCCTCCGTCACCACGCCGAAGCCGCGAGCCGGCGAACCGGCCGCATCTCCCGCGCGCCCCTCCGCCGCGGCGCTGTCCACCTCCGCCCACGATGTCGGCCTGCTCCTCCTGCGCGTGGTCCTCGGACTGACCATGGCCGGCCACGGCGTGCAGAAGCTCTTCGGCTGGTTCGGCGGTGGCGGCATCGACGGCACCGGCCAGTTCTTCACCGCCAGCGGATACCCGGCGGGCGACGCCATGGCCGTCCTCGCCGGCCTGACCGAGACCCTCGGCGGGCTCGGCCTCGTCCTCGGGCTGCTCACGCCGCTGGCGGGCGCCGCCCTGGTCGGCACCATGATCAACGCGATCGTCGTGCACGGCACCGGCTCCTTCTTCGCCCCGCAGGGCATCGAGTACGAGCTCCTGCTCACCGCCGGCGCAGCCGCCCTCGCGCTCACCGGCCCCGGCCGGTACGCCGTCGACCGCTTCCTGCCCGTCCTGCGCGGCCACCGCCTCGCTCACGGCGCGCTCGCGGTCGGCCTCGGCGTCGTGACCGCGGGCGTGCTCCTCCTCGTGAGGAACTGA
- a CDS encoding glycoside hydrolase family 15 protein: MTQPIEDYALIGDLMTSGLVGRDGSIDWLCLPRFDSAACFASLLGDEENGHWRIAPAAAPDAARCTRRAYVDGTLVLESFWETEDGASFKVIDFMPQRDNAPDLMRIVEGLTGESTVSSALRLRFDYGHVVPWVRRGGNREGDRVAVAGPDAVWLRSEPSVHTWGEGMSTRSEFTVAAGERVAFVLTWHPSHEPRPEPLDPYAALEQSLADWREWTGRCTYEGPYRDAVVRSLITLKALTYAPTGGIAAAATTSLPEELGGVRNWDYRYCWLRDSTLTLGSLVATGYLDEARAWRAWLLRAVAGDPADLQIMYGIGGERRIPESELPWLKGYAASAPVRVGNAAVDQLQLDVYGEVLDSLYVARSAGLPAEWHSWKIQLALLDFLEQNWQRPDEGLWEVRGPRRHFTHSKVMAWVAADRAVRTLELNPKLSGDVHRWRAMREAVHADVCEKAYDPERRTFTQYYGSRELDAATLLIPRVGFLPPDDPRVVGTVDAVREELGRSGLVRRYSTEGLSVDGLPGDEGAFLACSFWLTDALYLTGREKEARELFERLLSVRNDVGLLAEEYDPVSGRQLGNFPQAFSHVGLVNTALTLGGVSLTAGQLPGGAG; the protein is encoded by the coding sequence ATGACACAACCCATCGAAGACTACGCACTCATCGGCGACCTGATGACCAGTGGACTGGTCGGCCGCGACGGGTCCATCGACTGGCTGTGCCTGCCCCGCTTCGACTCGGCCGCCTGCTTCGCCTCCCTCCTCGGCGACGAGGAGAACGGCCACTGGCGCATCGCCCCGGCCGCCGCCCCCGACGCCGCGCGCTGCACCCGCCGCGCGTACGTCGACGGCACCCTCGTCCTGGAATCCTTCTGGGAGACCGAGGACGGAGCCTCGTTCAAGGTCATCGACTTCATGCCGCAGCGCGACAACGCGCCCGACCTGATGCGGATCGTCGAAGGCCTCACCGGCGAATCGACCGTGAGCAGCGCCCTGCGCCTGCGCTTCGACTACGGCCACGTCGTGCCCTGGGTCCGGCGCGGCGGCAACCGGGAGGGCGACCGGGTCGCAGTCGCCGGGCCCGACGCCGTGTGGCTGCGCAGCGAACCTTCCGTGCACACGTGGGGCGAGGGCATGAGCACCCGCTCCGAGTTCACCGTCGCCGCCGGCGAGCGCGTCGCCTTCGTGCTCACCTGGCACCCCTCGCACGAACCGCGCCCCGAGCCCCTGGACCCGTACGCCGCCCTGGAACAGAGCCTCGCCGACTGGCGGGAATGGACCGGCCGGTGCACGTACGAGGGCCCCTACCGGGACGCGGTGGTGCGTTCCCTGATCACTCTCAAGGCCCTCACCTACGCCCCGACCGGCGGGATCGCCGCCGCCGCGACCACCTCCCTGCCGGAGGAGCTCGGCGGCGTCCGCAACTGGGACTACCGCTACTGCTGGCTCCGCGACTCCACCCTCACCCTCGGCTCCCTGGTGGCCACGGGGTACCTCGACGAGGCCCGCGCCTGGCGGGCGTGGCTGCTGCGGGCCGTCGCGGGCGACCCGGCCGACCTGCAGATCATGTACGGGATCGGCGGCGAGCGGCGCATCCCGGAGAGCGAGCTGCCCTGGCTGAAGGGGTACGCGGCCTCCGCGCCCGTCCGCGTCGGCAACGCGGCCGTCGACCAGCTCCAGCTCGACGTCTACGGAGAGGTGCTCGACTCCCTCTACGTGGCCCGCTCCGCCGGACTCCCCGCCGAGTGGCACTCCTGGAAGATCCAGCTCGCGCTCCTCGACTTCCTGGAGCAGAACTGGCAGCGCCCCGACGAGGGGCTGTGGGAAGTGCGCGGCCCGCGCCGCCACTTCACCCACTCCAAGGTGATGGCGTGGGTCGCCGCCGACCGGGCCGTGCGCACCCTGGAACTCAACCCCAAGCTGTCCGGAGACGTGCACCGCTGGCGCGCCATGCGGGAGGCGGTGCACGCGGACGTGTGCGAGAAGGCCTACGACCCGGAGCGGCGCACCTTCACCCAGTACTACGGCTCCCGCGAACTGGACGCGGCCACCCTCCTCATCCCCCGCGTCGGCTTCCTGCCGCCGGACGACCCCCGGGTCGTCGGTACGGTCGACGCGGTGCGCGAGGAGCTGGGCCGCAGCGGCCTGGTCCGCCGCTACAGCACCGAGGGGCTCTCGGTGGACGGCCTGCCCGGCGATGAAGGGGCCTTCCTCGCCTGCTCGTTCTGGCTGACCGACGCCCTGTACCTGACCGGGCGGGAGAAGGAGGCGCGGGAGCTCTTCGAGCGGCTGCTGTCCGTGCGCAACGACGTGGGGCTGCTCGCCGAGGAGTACGACCCCGTCTCCGGACGCCAACTCGGCAACTTCCCGCAGGCGTTCAGCCACGTCGGCCTGGTGAACACCGCCCTCACCCTGGGCGGTGTCAGCCTGACGGCGGGCCAGTTGCCAGGGGGCGCCGGGTGA